The Pseudofrankia inefficax genome window below encodes:
- a CDS encoding alkyl sulfatase dimerization domain-containing protein: protein MTELQDLVNAGESAQSATDLGNGIFGSIGVANAYRVVTPDGDVQINTGLATEAPEIKRRFAEISDNPLRVITFTQGHPDHVGGWSQFTGPGVETIAQANHPDVREYWRTLRPFYSARIARLWGRFRTGTAEDRDAREAELTTAFVDEHSFTLGGRRFELYATPGGETLDALVVWLPADRTVFIGNLLGPMFGHLPNLYTIRGDKIRSAMSCLRGIERVLSLEPEVLINGHHKFEGAENIRGVLQKVHDAVAHLRERTIEGMNAGQSMWTLMDTVTLPPALTLPQLHGKVPWVVRAIHEEHVGWFRYESTTELYSVPPSAVWGDVVESAGSDALADRARAHADAGRPLEALHLTDMVLSHEPAHRAALTARRDALAALLVASGRENFSEVSWLEDEIADAERRLG from the coding sequence GTGACCGAACTTCAGGATCTGGTGAACGCCGGGGAGAGCGCGCAGTCGGCGACCGACCTCGGAAACGGGATCTTCGGCTCGATCGGGGTGGCGAACGCCTACCGAGTCGTGACGCCCGACGGGGATGTACAGATCAACACCGGTCTCGCGACCGAGGCGCCGGAGATCAAGCGGCGGTTCGCCGAGATCAGCGACAATCCGCTGCGCGTCATCACCTTCACGCAGGGCCACCCGGATCATGTCGGTGGCTGGTCGCAGTTCACCGGTCCCGGGGTCGAGACGATCGCGCAGGCCAACCACCCGGACGTGCGGGAGTACTGGCGGACGCTGCGGCCGTTCTACAGCGCCCGCATCGCCCGGCTGTGGGGACGGTTCCGCACCGGCACCGCCGAGGACCGCGACGCGCGAGAGGCCGAGCTCACGACGGCGTTCGTCGACGAGCACTCCTTCACCCTGGGTGGGCGCAGGTTCGAGCTGTACGCCACGCCGGGTGGGGAGACCCTGGACGCGCTCGTCGTGTGGCTCCCGGCTGACCGGACGGTGTTCATCGGCAATCTGCTCGGGCCGATGTTCGGTCACCTGCCCAACCTCTACACGATCCGCGGCGACAAGATCCGAAGCGCGATGTCCTGCCTGCGCGGCATCGAACGCGTCCTCTCCCTGGAACCCGAGGTCCTGATCAACGGGCATCACAAGTTCGAGGGCGCCGAGAACATCCGCGGTGTCCTCCAGAAGGTCCACGACGCGGTTGCCCACCTGCGCGAACGCACGATCGAGGGCATGAACGCCGGGCAGAGCATGTGGACGCTGATGGACACGGTCACGCTGCCGCCCGCGCTCACCCTCCCGCAACTGCACGGCAAGGTGCCGTGGGTCGTGCGCGCGATCCACGAGGAGCACGTCGGCTGGTTCCGCTACGAGTCGACGACCGAGCTGTACTCGGTGCCGCCGTCCGCGGTCTGGGGGGACGTCGTCGAGTCGGCCGGGTCCGACGCACTCGCGGACCGAGCCCGTGCCCATGCCGATGCTGGGCGGCCGCTGGAGGCCCTGCACCTGACGGACATGGTGCTCTCGCATGAGCCGGCGCACCGGGCCGCGCTCACCGCCAGACGTGACGCGCTGGCCGCGCTGCTCGTGGCGAGCGGGCGGGAGAACTTCAGCGAGGTCAGCTGGCTCGAGGACGAGATCGCCGACGCCGAGCGACGGCTCGGCTGA
- a CDS encoding sulfotransferase family protein yields MSAGVDDVVDGLVGQARERTGLTDLGSDSWRDGLTRLVTSVEAYPNTQATGRAQVYGQYVDALAVRLRVLDYLAGHPEVMSERVERPLVVLGLPRTGTTMASHLLDQDPARRSLLKWQADEPVPPATTENLRTDPRCLARKATLAERLAELRGLGAAIPHWDDADDPTEDCFLQAHDFKSFLWESSMPTADYSDWYLGADVTSAYEYQRSILQILQSTAPGIWALKLPSHAVHIDTLLEVFPDARIVWAHRDPFRATASFLSINKLSRPPVAGPDFDPASVTPWVLRQLAAHVERPLLARERVGAGRFFDLHYDAVMRDPIGQMRDLYDWAGDTLTSETEDAMRKWLVDHPQNRFGPRPYSLDDFGVTRTDLEPLFDEYISAVDVELEDVSA; encoded by the coding sequence ATGAGCGCTGGTGTCGATGACGTCGTTGACGGTCTGGTCGGCCAGGCACGCGAGCGAACCGGACTGACCGACTTAGGTTCCGACTCCTGGCGTGACGGCCTGACCCGGCTCGTCACGTCGGTCGAGGCGTATCCGAACACCCAGGCCACCGGCCGGGCGCAGGTGTACGGGCAGTACGTCGACGCGCTCGCCGTTCGGCTGCGGGTGCTGGACTACCTGGCGGGCCATCCGGAGGTGATGTCGGAGCGGGTCGAGCGGCCGTTGGTGGTGCTCGGCCTGCCCCGGACCGGGACGACGATGGCCAGCCATCTGCTCGACCAGGACCCGGCGCGCCGCTCGCTGCTGAAGTGGCAGGCCGACGAACCTGTCCCGCCCGCGACCACGGAGAACCTGCGGACCGACCCGCGGTGCCTGGCCCGCAAGGCCACGCTCGCCGAGCGGCTGGCCGAACTCCGCGGCCTGGGTGCCGCGATCCCGCACTGGGACGATGCCGACGACCCGACCGAGGACTGTTTCCTGCAGGCCCACGACTTCAAGTCATTCCTGTGGGAATCGTCGATGCCGACCGCCGACTACTCCGACTGGTACCTCGGCGCCGACGTGACGAGCGCCTACGAGTACCAGCGATCCATTCTTCAGATTCTGCAGTCGACGGCCCCGGGGATCTGGGCGCTGAAGCTCCCCTCGCACGCCGTGCACATCGACACCCTGCTCGAGGTCTTTCCCGACGCGCGGATCGTCTGGGCCCATCGCGACCCGTTCCGTGCCACGGCCTCCTTCCTGAGCATCAACAAGCTTTCCCGGCCGCCGGTGGCGGGCCCGGACTTCGATCCGGCCAGCGTCACACCCTGGGTCCTGCGGCAGTTGGCAGCGCACGTCGAGCGGCCTCTGCTGGCCCGCGAACGGGTCGGAGCCGGCCGCTTCTTCGACCTGCATTACGACGCCGTGATGCGCGATCCGATCGGGCAGATGCGCGACCTCTACGACTGGGCGGGCGACACCTTGACCTCGGAGACCGAGGACGCCATGCGCAAGTGGCTGGTCGACCACCCGCAGAATCGCTTCGGCCCGCGGCCTTACTCACTGGACGACTTCGGGGTGACCCGGACAGATCTGGAACCGCTGTTCGACGAGTACATCTCCGCGGTCGACGTCGAGCTGGAAGACGTTTCTGCCTAG
- a CDS encoding SDR family oxidoreductase, producing the protein MGLEYHLTGRRILVAGASSGIGSEVCRAAVAAGASVAMLARRKELLDALAAELGERSIPVCADVTDLDRLEAGVAAAARGLGGLDGVVAVAGQNITGSIAGGTPKLWRQIMDVNLIGPLASVRYALDHLDDAAERRDVLVTGSAAALMAVPGLGIYGASKRGLEAAVQTLRLELAPRGINVSLVVPGMFATPGLVGDKNHRDGDRLDLDIPVFLPGTGPAQAAILARAMVYAMSLPPDVALNEIIARPTGNVRP; encoded by the coding sequence ATGGGGCTGGAGTATCACCTCACCGGCCGGCGGATACTGGTCGCCGGTGCCTCCAGCGGCATCGGTTCCGAGGTTTGTCGAGCCGCGGTCGCGGCCGGCGCGTCGGTAGCCATGCTGGCCCGGCGCAAGGAGCTGCTCGACGCGCTCGCCGCCGAGCTGGGCGAGCGGTCCATCCCGGTGTGCGCCGACGTCACCGACCTCGACAGGCTCGAGGCGGGAGTCGCGGCCGCGGCGCGCGGGCTCGGCGGGCTGGACGGCGTGGTCGCGGTCGCCGGGCAGAACATCACCGGCTCGATCGCCGGCGGCACGCCCAAACTGTGGCGCCAGATCATGGACGTCAACCTGATCGGCCCGCTGGCCAGCGTCCGCTACGCCCTCGACCACCTCGACGACGCCGCCGAGCGCCGCGACGTCCTGGTCACCGGCTCGGCCGCCGCGCTGATGGCCGTGCCCGGGCTGGGCATCTACGGCGCCTCGAAACGAGGGCTGGAGGCAGCGGTCCAGACGTTGCGCCTGGAACTGGCACCCCGTGGGATCAACGTCAGCCTCGTTGTACCCGGAATGTTCGCGACGCCCGGCCTGGTCGGTGACAAGAACCACCGCGACGGCGACCGCCTCGACCTCGACATTCCGGTGTTCCTGCCCGGCACCGGCCCGGCGCAGGCGGCCATCCTCGCCCGGGCGATGGTCTACGCGATGAGCCTGCCCCCTGACGTCGCCCTCAACGAGATCATCGCCCGGCCCACCGGCAACGTACGGCCATGA
- the cysD gene encoding sulfate adenylyltransferase subunit CysD, giving the protein MTAQRDGMAAKMLSSSAHLSHLRRLEAESIQIFREAVAESERAVMLYSVGKDSAVMLHLAVKAFFPSKPPFPLLHVDTTWKFQAMYAFRDRHVANLGLDLLVHQNPDAVQRGINPFDHGSAMHTDIWKTEGLKQALDKYGFDVAFGGARRDEEKSRAKERVFSIRSAAHRWDPKDQRPELWRLYNARKAPGQSIRVFPLSNWTELDIWLYIHRENIPIVPLYFAAPRPVVERDGTLIMVDDERMPLAAGEIPEQRSIRFRTLGCYPLTGAVESEASTLLEIVQEMLLTTSSERQGRVIDHDSSGSMEKKKHEGYF; this is encoded by the coding sequence ATGACCGCTCAGAGGGATGGTATGGCGGCGAAGATGCTCTCCAGCAGTGCGCATCTGTCGCATTTGCGGCGTCTGGAGGCGGAGAGTATCCAGATCTTTCGGGAGGCTGTGGCGGAGTCTGAGCGGGCGGTGATGTTGTATTCGGTCGGTAAGGACAGTGCGGTGATGTTGCATCTGGCGGTGAAGGCGTTCTTTCCGTCGAAGCCGCCGTTTCCGTTGTTGCATGTGGACACGACGTGGAAGTTCCAGGCGATGTATGCCTTCCGGGACCGGCATGTCGCGAACCTGGGTCTGGATCTGTTGGTGCATCAGAATCCGGATGCGGTGCAGCGGGGGATCAATCCGTTTGATCACGGGTCGGCGATGCACACCGACATCTGGAAGACCGAGGGCCTGAAGCAGGCGTTGGACAAGTACGGGTTTGATGTGGCGTTCGGTGGGGCGCGTCGGGATGAGGAGAAGTCGCGGGCGAAGGAGCGGGTGTTCTCGATCCGGTCGGCGGCGCATCGGTGGGATCCGAAGGACCAGCGTCCGGAGCTGTGGCGGTTGTACAACGCGCGTAAGGCGCCGGGGCAGTCGATTCGGGTGTTCCCGTTGTCGAACTGGACCGAGCTGGATATCTGGCTCTACATCCACCGGGAGAACATCCCGATCGTCCCGTTGTACTTCGCGGCGCCGCGGCCGGTCGTGGAACGCGACGGCACGCTGATCATGGTCGATGACGAGCGGATGCCGCTGGCGGCGGGGGAGATCCCCGAGCAGCGCTCGATCCGGTTTAGGACGCTCGGCTGCTACCCGTTGACCGGGGCGGTCGAGTCCGAGGCGTCGACCCTGCTGGAGATCGTCCAGGAGATGTTGTTGACGACGTCGTCGGAGCGCCAGGGCCGGGTCATCGACCACGACTCGTCGGGGTCGATGGAGAAGAAGAAGCACGAGGGATACTTCTGA
- the cysN gene encoding sulfate adenylyltransferase subunit CysN has product MAHATDELLATDVEAYLRRHEDKSMLRFITCGSVDDGKSTLIGRLLYDAKLVFSDQLAALESDSKKVGTQGGELDFALLVDGLAAEREQGITIDVAYRFFSTEKRKFIVADTPGHEQYTRNMVTGASTADLAVILIDARKGVLTQTRRHSYLVSLLGIRHVVLAINKLDLVDYSQQTFDEIEADYRTFAAQIGLEGDAIRAIPLSALRGDNITELSTSTPWYTGPTLVGYLESVQIADTAGDGPFRLPVQWVNRPNLDFRGFCGQVAGGMIRPGQKIRALPSGQESVVTRIVTADGDLEAAYAGQSVTLTLADEIDVSRGDILAAADAPAEVADQFACHLVWMGGEPMLPGRPYLLKLGTRTVNATLAPPKYKVNVNTLEQTAAKTLELNEIGVANLTLDRPVPFDPYTVNRDTGGFILIDKYTHATVAAGLLHFALRRSHNIHWQAVEVNKTARAATKGQRPAVIWFTGLSGAGKSTIANLVEKKLHDEGFHTYLLDGDNVRHGLNKDLGFTEADRVENIRRIAEVAKLMADAGLIVLTSFISPFRAERQLARDLLDNGEFIEVHVDTPLHVAEARDRKGLYAKARRGELANFTGIDSPYEAPHNPEIHLDASGTTTPAASAETVVAYLREAGLLTSAAGE; this is encoded by the coding sequence ATGGCGCATGCGACGGATGAGCTGCTCGCGACGGACGTCGAGGCGTATCTGCGCCGGCATGAGGACAAGTCGATGCTGCGGTTCATCACCTGCGGCAGCGTGGATGACGGCAAGTCGACGCTGATCGGCCGGTTGTTGTACGACGCGAAGCTGGTGTTCTCCGACCAGTTGGCCGCGTTGGAGTCGGACTCGAAGAAGGTCGGCACCCAGGGCGGCGAACTCGACTTCGCGCTGCTCGTCGACGGCCTCGCGGCCGAGCGGGAGCAGGGCATCACGATCGATGTGGCCTACCGGTTCTTCTCCACCGAGAAACGCAAGTTCATCGTCGCCGACACCCCCGGCCATGAGCAGTACACCCGCAACATGGTCACCGGCGCCTCCACCGCCGATCTCGCCGTCATCCTGATCGACGCCCGCAAGGGCGTCCTGACCCAGACCCGGCGCCACAGCTACCTCGTCTCGCTGCTCGGGATCCGCCACGTCGTGCTCGCGATCAACAAGCTCGACCTCGTCGACTACTCCCAGCAGACCTTCGACGAGATCGAGGCCGACTACCGGACGTTCGCCGCCCAGATCGGCCTCGAAGGTGACGCCATCCGCGCCATCCCGCTGTCGGCGCTGCGCGGCGACAACATCACCGAACTGTCCACGAGTACGCCGTGGTACACCGGACCCACGTTGGTCGGCTACCTGGAATCCGTCCAGATCGCCGACACCGCGGGCGACGGGCCGTTCCGGCTACCGGTCCAGTGGGTCAACCGGCCGAACCTGGACTTCCGCGGCTTCTGCGGCCAGGTCGCCGGCGGGATGATCCGCCCCGGGCAGAAGATCCGAGCGCTGCCGTCGGGCCAGGAGTCCGTCGTCACCCGGATCGTCACCGCCGACGGCGACCTCGAGGCGGCTTACGCGGGCCAGTCGGTCACCCTCACGCTGGCCGACGAGATCGACGTCTCCCGCGGCGACATCCTCGCCGCCGCCGACGCCCCGGCCGAGGTCGCCGACCAGTTCGCATGCCATTTGGTCTGGATGGGCGGCGAGCCGATGCTCCCGGGCCGGCCCTACCTGCTCAAACTCGGCACCCGCACCGTCAACGCGACCCTCGCCCCACCCAAATACAAGGTCAACGTCAACACGCTGGAACAGACCGCGGCGAAGACCCTGGAACTCAACGAGATCGGCGTCGCGAACCTCACCCTCGACCGGCCCGTCCCGTTCGACCCCTACACCGTCAACCGCGACACCGGCGGCTTCATCCTCATCGACAAATACACCCACGCCACCGTCGCCGCCGGCCTCCTACACTTCGCGCTCCGCCGGTCGCACAACATCCACTGGCAGGCCGTCGAAGTCAACAAAACCGCCCGCGCCGCCACCAAGGGCCAACGCCCCGCGGTCATCTGGTTCACCGGACTGTCCGGCGCCGGGAAATCCACCATCGCCAATTTGGTCGAGAAGAAGCTGCACGACGAGGGCTTCCACACCTACCTCCTCGACGGCGACAACGTCCGCCACGGCCTCAACAAAGATTTGGGCTTCACCGAAGCCGACCGCGTCGAGAACATCCGCCGCATCGCCGAAGTCGCCAAACTGATGGCCGACGCCGGCCTCATCGTCCTCACCAGCTTCATCTCCCCCTTCCGCGCCGAACGCCAACTCGCCCGCGACCTCCTCGACAACGGCGAATTCATCGAAGTCCACGTCGACACCCCCCTACACGTCGCCGAAGCCCGCGACCGCAAAGGCCTCTACGCCAAAGCCCGCCGCGGCGAACTAGCCAACTTCACCGGCATCGACTCCCCCTACGAAGCCCCCCACAACCCCGAAATCCACCTCGACGCCTCCGGCACCACCACCCCGGCAGCCTCGGCCGAAACGGTCGTCGCCTACCTCCGAGAGGCGGGCCTGCTCACTTCGGCGGCGGGTGAATGA
- a CDS encoding sulfotransferase family protein — MVSSAESLVARAHESCGLTDLGPGGWRGGLDNLVSATERDASDDPEAVERIEALLVQRLVTRMRIEEWYSEHAREAADPIDGPLMIVGLPRTATTALHFLLANDPGFRYLRPWEVNNPVPPPVLGREHDDPRRPRVPPAANPRHIVAVDGPAEDWPIHALAFDHAELTLPVPSHATWWRGTAHPDLFPYQERVLRLLHAHRPPHRWLLKTPAYVFLLPEAAAHYPDARFVFTHRDPVAALASTCSTVAAARRQRTPSWSPDAAFGPSLLEHWSVGVQQAMAAREAIGPERFLDVGQHEIESDPVGTAERIYEFTGLTLDDEVRLSMRRWAEANSQGARPAHRYSLEEYGLTAAGVTDAFAPYLERFASHCFR; from the coding sequence GTGGTCTCCTCAGCCGAAAGTCTTGTCGCTCGGGCGCACGAGTCCTGCGGGCTCACCGATCTCGGACCCGGTGGATGGCGCGGCGGGCTCGACAATCTGGTCTCCGCGACCGAGCGCGACGCGAGTGACGATCCCGAGGCCGTCGAGAGGATCGAGGCGCTCCTGGTCCAACGGCTGGTGACCCGGATGCGCATCGAGGAGTGGTACTCCGAACACGCGCGGGAGGCGGCCGATCCGATCGACGGTCCCCTGATGATCGTCGGGCTGCCGCGCACGGCCACGACCGCGCTGCATTTCCTGCTGGCCAATGATCCGGGGTTCCGCTATCTGCGCCCCTGGGAGGTCAACAATCCGGTGCCCCCGCCCGTCCTCGGCCGGGAGCACGACGACCCACGCCGGCCCCGGGTGCCGCCCGCGGCGAACCCGCGTCACATCGTGGCGGTCGACGGCCCGGCCGAGGACTGGCCGATCCACGCGCTGGCCTTCGACCACGCCGAGCTGACGCTGCCTGTGCCCTCGCACGCCACCTGGTGGCGCGGCACGGCGCATCCGGATCTCTTCCCGTACCAGGAGCGGGTGCTGCGCCTTCTTCACGCGCACCGGCCGCCGCACCGCTGGCTGCTCAAGACGCCGGCCTATGTCTTCCTGCTCCCAGAGGCCGCGGCGCACTATCCGGACGCGCGGTTCGTCTTCACCCATCGCGATCCGGTGGCCGCCCTCGCGTCGACCTGCAGCACGGTGGCCGCCGCCCGCCGTCAGCGGACTCCCAGCTGGTCGCCCGACGCCGCGTTCGGCCCTTCGCTGCTCGAACACTGGTCGGTGGGTGTCCAGCAGGCGATGGCCGCGCGGGAGGCCATCGGGCCGGAGCGGTTCCTCGACGTCGGGCAGCACGAGATCGAATCCGATCCTGTCGGGACGGCCGAGCGGATCTACGAGTTCACCGGGCTGACGCTCGATGACGAGGTGCGCCTCAGCATGCGCCGGTGGGCCGAGGCCAACAGTCAGGGCGCCCGTCCGGCGCACCGCTATTCGCTGGAGGAATACGGCCTGACCGCCGCGGGCGTCACCGACGCGTTCGCGCCGTACCTGGAGCGGTTCGCCTCGCACTGCTTCCGCTAG
- a CDS encoding cupin domain-containing protein — translation MTETPTRTPATPETIPLRERPGVRIVDWNEGRHPQGQPGDVIATLFSLILGDRADPDAARFTHARMAPGSGPRLWHAHADWTASIVLEGSLIVEGVTLTAGQLVVVAPDVAYGPLTPGPVGATVLEIFASARATQTRWDDDDPRVRDYRRRGWILDPPAEPPS, via the coding sequence GTGACCGAGACACCCACCCGGACACCGGCCACTCCCGAGACCATCCCGTTGCGCGAGCGGCCCGGGGTGCGGATCGTCGACTGGAACGAGGGCAGGCACCCGCAGGGACAGCCCGGCGACGTGATCGCGACCCTGTTCTCGCTCATCCTGGGCGACCGCGCCGATCCCGACGCCGCGCGCTTCACCCACGCCCGGATGGCACCAGGCAGCGGACCACGGCTTTGGCACGCGCACGCCGACTGGACGGCGTCGATCGTCCTCGAGGGATCGCTCATCGTCGAGGGCGTCACGCTGACGGCGGGCCAGCTGGTCGTCGTGGCGCCGGATGTCGCCTACGGCCCGCTAACCCCGGGCCCGGTGGGCGCGACCGTCCTGGAGATCTTCGCCAGCGCGCGGGCCACCCAGACCCGGTGGGACGACGACGACCCGCGCGTCCGCGACTACCGCCGCCGCGGCTGGATCCTCGATCCACCCGCCGAGCCACCGTCTTGA
- a CDS encoding Zn-ribbon domain-containing OB-fold protein codes for MTTTSEYGRPIPVPDESSAGFWEAVRRHELAFQRCQHCGRFAHLPVAFCRGCHNLDNPSFAFERVGGRGHVVNWTVIHDHMVAGFQGSEPLVHVLVRLDEQEDLLFPATLIGDTEKLELLAPVEIVFRDVADGVTLPYFQLL; via the coding sequence ATGACGACCACCAGCGAATACGGCCGCCCGATCCCGGTTCCGGACGAGTCGTCCGCCGGCTTCTGGGAGGCCGTCCGCCGGCACGAGCTGGCGTTCCAACGGTGCCAGCACTGCGGGCGGTTCGCGCATCTCCCGGTGGCCTTCTGCCGTGGCTGCCACAACCTCGACAACCCGTCCTTCGCGTTCGAGCGGGTGGGCGGCCGCGGTCACGTGGTCAACTGGACGGTGATCCACGACCACATGGTCGCCGGCTTCCAGGGGAGCGAGCCGTTGGTCCATGTGCTGGTCCGGCTGGACGAGCAGGAGGATCTGCTCTTCCCGGCGACCCTCATCGGGGACACCGAGAAGCTGGAGCTCCTCGCGCCGGTCGAGATCGTCTTCCGGGACGTCGCCGACGGGGTGACCCTCCCGTACTTCCAGCTGCTTTGA
- a CDS encoding metallophosphoesterase family protein yields MPMTRPRPATLLHTADVHLGNGDGGPQGREARAFSRAVDLAIERDVDALLIVGDLFDHGRLPEDLLAWTAKELNRAERPVVLLTGNHDNLNDASIYHRFRVTERCPHVLLLDDPRGSVVEVPGTDVVVWGRALVEHEPRYRPLAGVPDKPAGRWGVVAGHGLVLRQDRRSHHSSPILPSEITAIDWDYVALGHHHAHVVFRDPPRPALYPGATAYSLRGRAGVVVVSFEPGTGVSFTWVALGDD; encoded by the coding sequence ATGCCGATGACGCGGCCGCGCCCAGCGACCCTCCTGCACACGGCGGACGTGCACCTGGGCAACGGCGACGGCGGCCCGCAGGGCCGGGAGGCCCGCGCGTTCTCCCGCGCGGTCGACCTCGCGATCGAGCGCGACGTCGACGCGCTGTTGATCGTGGGAGACCTGTTCGACCACGGCCGGCTCCCGGAGGACCTGCTGGCCTGGACCGCGAAGGAGCTCAACCGCGCCGAGCGCCCGGTCGTCCTGCTGACCGGCAACCACGACAACCTGAACGACGCGTCCATCTACCACCGTTTCCGGGTCACCGAGCGGTGCCCGCACGTGCTCCTGCTCGACGACCCGCGGGGATCGGTCGTCGAGGTGCCGGGAACCGACGTCGTCGTCTGGGGCCGGGCGCTCGTCGAGCACGAGCCGCGCTACCGCCCGCTGGCCGGCGTTCCGGACAAGCCGGCCGGCCGGTGGGGGGTCGTGGCCGGTCACGGGCTGGTGCTGCGCCAAGACCGGCGCAGCCATCACTCCTCGCCCATCCTGCCGTCCGAGATCACCGCGATCGACTGGGACTACGTCGCGCTCGGCCATCACCATGCGCACGTGGTGTTCCGCGACCCACCGCGCCCCGCGCTCTACCCCGGCGCGACCGCCTACTCCCTGCGGGGGCGGGCGGGCGTCGTCGTCGTGAGCTTCGAGCCCGGGACGGGCGTCAGCTTCACCTGGGTCGCCCTCGGCGACGACTGA
- a CDS encoding aldehyde dehydrogenase family protein: MLTRDKLFIDGRWVAPATTETLNVINPATEEVFGSIPAAGAADVDRAVAAARQAFEGPWRRLDPTERGAMLLRFLDELRKRWDDLAPIYTGEAGFTITTSHKIEGIVSQLVNFYVDQAAVYPWMERRPCHDVEQGHLDVIVQQYPVGVVGAIVPWNGPQLITMMKLAPALLAGCTAVLKTAPEASLNMAYYGDAWEAAGLPAGVLNILTGGAATGALLAEHPGVDRVSFTGSPSNGRSVALASARQLKGVTLELGGKSPAILLDDADIEAAALNCAYTFLPGAGQQCIANARVLAPRARYDEVVDAFAAVYDKFPIGDPMDPNTRVGPVISAHSRDRVLGMIEAAKAEGAKVVKGGGRPAGLDRGFYVDKTLFRDVDNSMSIAQNEVFGPVCVIIPHDGDEDALRLANDSMYGLGGSVWSADQQRAFDVAKEVRSGALGINGFTLDPAGPLGGFRDSGIGCERGVEAFRDFLQPKGILVPRDGSIVI, from the coding sequence ATGCTTACGAGGGACAAGCTTTTCATCGATGGCCGGTGGGTCGCGCCGGCCACGACCGAGACGCTGAACGTCATCAACCCGGCTACGGAGGAGGTCTTCGGGTCGATCCCGGCGGCGGGCGCGGCGGACGTCGACCGCGCGGTCGCGGCGGCGCGCCAGGCGTTCGAGGGGCCGTGGCGCAGGCTCGACCCGACCGAGCGCGGGGCGATGCTGCTGCGCTTCCTGGACGAGCTGCGCAAGCGCTGGGACGACCTCGCCCCGATCTACACGGGCGAGGCGGGCTTCACGATCACCACGTCCCACAAGATCGAGGGCATCGTCAGCCAGCTGGTCAACTTCTACGTCGACCAGGCCGCGGTGTACCCGTGGATGGAGCGCCGTCCGTGCCATGACGTCGAGCAGGGACACCTCGACGTCATCGTCCAGCAGTACCCGGTCGGCGTGGTCGGGGCGATCGTGCCGTGGAACGGCCCGCAGCTCATCACGATGATGAAGCTGGCGCCCGCGCTGCTGGCCGGCTGCACGGCCGTCCTGAAGACGGCGCCCGAGGCCAGCCTCAACATGGCGTACTACGGCGACGCGTGGGAGGCGGCCGGCCTGCCCGCCGGCGTCCTGAACATCCTGACCGGCGGCGCGGCCACCGGGGCCCTGCTCGCCGAGCACCCCGGTGTCGACCGGGTGTCGTTCACCGGCAGCCCGTCGAACGGCCGTAGCGTCGCCCTCGCCTCGGCCAGGCAGTTGAAGGGCGTCACGCTCGAGCTCGGCGGCAAGTCGCCGGCGATCCTCCTCGACGACGCCGACATCGAGGCAGCGGCGTTGAACTGCGCCTACACCTTCCTTCCCGGCGCGGGGCAGCAGTGCATCGCCAACGCTCGGGTTCTCGCGCCGCGGGCCCGCTATGACGAGGTCGTCGACGCCTTCGCCGCGGTGTACGACAAGTTCCCCATCGGCGACCCGATGGACCCGAACACCCGGGTCGGGCCCGTCATCTCGGCCCACTCACGCGACCGGGTGCTCGGAATGATCGAGGCGGCCAAGGCCGAGGGCGCCAAGGTCGTCAAGGGTGGCGGCCGGCCCGCCGGCCTCGACCGCGGCTTCTACGTCGACAAGACACTGTTCCGCGACGTCGACAACTCGATGAGCATCGCGCAGAACGAGGTCTTCGGGCCGGTGTGCGTCATCATCCCGCACGACGGCGACGAGGACGCCCTCCGGCTCGCGAACGACTCGATGTACGGCCTCGGCGGCAGCGTCTGGTCTGCCGACCAGCAGCGCGCCTTCGACGTGGCCAAGGAGGTCCGCTCCGGCGCGCTCGGGATCAACGGCTTCACCCTCGACCCCGCCGGCCCACTCGGCGGCTTCCGCGACTCGGGAATCGGCTGCGAGCGCGGCGTCGAGGCCTTCCGCGACTTCCTGCAGCCGAAGGGCATCCTGGTTCCTCGCGACGGCTCGATCGTCATCTGA